In the genome of Thermoleophilia bacterium, one region contains:
- a CDS encoding Rrf2 family transcriptional regulator: MTNFVEIRTWSGGRIVNISMKSRYAVRALIDLARRQETVQDAPVRLADIADAGGMPLQFLEQVFAGLRRAGLVRSRRGAAGGYTLARPADEITVLEVVTVLDGPLSPVECTQGRCMRVCDCGASAIWIEAELALQEVLGGATVADLLAREEALRDRAPMYYI, encoded by the coding sequence TTGACCAACTTTGTAGAGATCCGGACCTGGTCTGGGGGTCGCATCGTGAATATCTCGATGAAGAGTCGCTACGCCGTGCGCGCACTCATCGATCTCGCGCGTCGCCAAGAGACGGTCCAGGATGCCCCGGTGCGCCTCGCCGACATCGCCGACGCCGGGGGCATGCCGCTGCAGTTCCTGGAACAGGTGTTCGCCGGACTGCGCCGCGCGGGATTAGTGCGCAGTCGGCGCGGCGCGGCCGGTGGGTATACCCTGGCGCGCCCCGCGGACGAGATCACCGTGCTCGAGGTCGTGACGGTGCTTGACGGGCCGCTTTCTCCGGTCGAGTGTACGCAAGGGCGATGCATGCGCGTCTGTGATTGTGGCGCTTCGGCCATATGGATTGAGGCGGAACTGGCGCTGCAAGAGGTGCTCGGAGGCGCCACGGTGGCCGATCTGCTGGCGCGCGAGGAAGCTCTTCGCGATCGCGCGCCGATGTACTACATCTAG